In Ursus arctos isolate Adak ecotype North America unplaced genomic scaffold, UrsArc2.0 scaffold_2, whole genome shotgun sequence, the genomic stretch TGACCCACTAGGTCCCCTTAAAGTAACCCTTCTGTGTGTGCCTTAAATGACTCCATTCTTGCAGATGCAATCGTAAAATAACTTTATTGGTCAGGTTAGCCACCACTCATGCTTTTCCTGTAATAAGGATCCTTTATAGAGGCATGATGGTGTTCACATGCAGACGCTTTCTGaagagcctggggcaggggcaggggcagccttGCCCCCCACATCAGAGCTCCTTTGTTGAAATGAGCTGGTTTGGCTTTTGTGGATTTTTGAGTCTGGAGCCAAGAACATAGTCcagggattcccccccccccccaacttctcagGGAAGCAGCTTCAAAGCATACACAGTATCAGAGACTTAGCGGCATCTGGGCAGAGGCCAGGTTGGGGCTACTTGTCCTCAGGCAGTCCCTGTCCCTGACCGCCCAGATGGCTCCATCCCAACGGTGCCCAAAGGAGCAGGATGGTTAGGCCTCAGGCAACATTACCTTTCAGACATGGGAAGAAGGAATTGCTCTCCAGCCAAGCTATAAAGCAAAAGGCATCTTCAGTAATGATGGTGTAGCTCAGAGATGTGAAAGCAGAGGGTTTCATCCTCCGCACGGGCCAGAGCTGGCTGCCTGGCCCAGGCTTCACGGACCCAACAAGCATCTCCAGCCAGAGCTTTCACTGCAAACTGTGACCTCAGGACAAATCAATTAACACAGCTGAGCCACAGCGTCCCCCTTTGGGCTAGCCAGGCACGTCCGGGGCTggctggagtctgcttctcccatcaGGATGTAGACTTTTCTGCTTGCATAAGAGAAAAGGACACACCACCTTTCTCATGCTTTGAGAACCACGTGCCTTGGAGGATAAAGACCCCGGGTAAGGAGCGGCTGGCAACGCAGAGGGTGTTGGGCAAGGGTGGAACTCCGGGGGCTGCTTCCTCAGTTCAGCCGTGGCGGGACGTTTGCCCCTATTAGGGATGCTGATGTAAGAGAGGTCTGGGCCTCTCCTGGGTAGAAGTCTGACCCACCTTCAAAGCACTGCCCAGCTGCTAAAATATAGGCCCTCCAGTTATCAAAGCCTAAGGTTGGTTGTCTCCTCCCACACCAGTCCCTGAATATTGTGATCATGCTGGTGTCCTCTGATCTGGTGGCTTTCAAGGAGCGAGGTTAGGGAGGTGGAgaggtgactcttggtttccttcccccccccccccagacactAGTGTGACTTCTCCGCACAGGGCACGGGGCCGATGCCCACATGGCTTGGAGATGCCCGCATGCGTGAGAGCCTCTGCCTAAGGCACAGAAGAGGTGAACGCGGAGCAAGGCTGAGTGGATGAGGAAGGTGAAGGAGGAGGCAGTCGGGCAAGAGGTATTTTCCGAGGAGCACTGAGAGGGAGCCCAGAGTAATTGCGCCACCCGCCTGGCACGCAGGAGAGCGGTCAAGCGCTGCTCACAGAGAGAGCCGAAGATTGCGGGGGGAAAGCACGCTCCATGCGGTTGCCCAAGCGATTTGTAAAGTTCAGGATGCCAGATCATTGGGAAGAAACTAGGGAGTAGTGAGGTGTCTGGGGTTGGGACTTCCAAGGATTACTTCCTCTGCCACCACGTCTGTCCTGGAAAGAGAGCTGCAGCCGTGTGCCTCAGTAAAAGGCTGCCTGTCCCCTGATCCCACCTGACCCTGCCTACAGGGAAGAAGACTACAGAGGGAGCCCATGGAGTTCTGTCACATGGTCTGTCCCAAACCTTCCAgcaaaagccaaaccaaaccatCCAGCCAAATGCAGCGGGGCGTGGGGGCCCCCGGCCCCGTGCCCTGTGCAAGGGCTGCTCAGATCTCGATGAGGCTGGCAAGGCGCAGGCAGAGGGGCGCGTCTACGGGCATGGCGCTGCGCTTAATCTCGTTCCCGTCCAGGCGGAGCACCTGCAGCTTCGAGAAGTTCATGACGTCCACCACGGTGCAGAAGCTGCTGATGGAGAACTCTGTGGGGACAAGAGGGGCGGGGTGGGTGCGAGAAGGCCGGATCAGGGACCCGGATCCACAGGAGGCCGGTCAGCCTCTGTGAAGGGGGCTTCAATACTTCTGAGGGGAGGAGTATGACTTGGCTGGGTGGGGGGGTTGTGTCTTTCGGGATCGGAGTCATACCGACTGGCACCGCTAGGGGGCAGCACTAGGGCCGGAGTGGGGTGTCTGCGTGCATCTGCGGATCCGCTTCCTAACCACCCCTAATCTGCACAGAACTCTGGAATGTCCTTGGGTCTCCTTCCAGCCAGGACCGGGTCTTTTCCCATCTGTGGGCAGCAGGGGGAAGCAGAAGGTTGTCAAAGACCAACCTTAGCAGCTTTGCTGAATTGCTCTGAGAAGGAAGGCTGGGGAAATGGATGGACTTAAATCTGGAATATCTCCTGACACtttgcagaaagagagaggggcaggaaattaaagagagaaagccTGGGCAGGGAGACAAGCGTCCTTGCGTGCGGGAGCTTTGAGGGGGTGCATGTCTCCATTCCGTTACCGCCAAAGGAATGAGCAAGGCCCCGGGGTTCAAGAAGGAGGAAATTCATAGACGAATAGGGCTGTCATGGACCtcaaaagtcaaataaataattccCTTGCCTCCTGCATTTAATATGATATGGCttacccccccttcttttaaTCTCAAAAGAAGTcctttttttgaagaaattcccctcccccaaaccacatAATCTTAATAGATACAAGAGTTCTGTGTGGGTTCAACATAAATCCTTCCATTTTCCCTCCAGTTGTCCTCTTGGACATATGGGCCACCTCTGTCTCAAGTCTCCTGGGTTAGGAACTTGAAGGGAAAACCCCAAGAACTCAACTAAAATTCCAGCAGGGCCAGCACAAATCACCCTGAGAAGCTGCCTTCCACACGGTTCCTGAGGGCCTCGAGAAGATGGCTCCTGCCAGAGGAGCTCCCCGTGAGGTTACCTGTCGGATCTCGGATCTCAGATCTCGGTGGGCTCTATTTCCACGGCTGTCACTAACCTAGGGCAGCCCCAGAGCTTGCCTTTGCCTCCATCAGAGGCATTCCTCTGCTtgccagggaggtggggaggggtgggaggagctggaggaggatgGCCTCATGGAGGGTGCGGTCATGGGTGTGAAAGGGAAGACTTCGAGGCAGACAGTGTGGGGGGCTTAAATCGGCTGGCGAGGAAAGTGCTTTTCAATTAGCACTAAAGGTTGTTTTCAGTCCCTCTTAAGAACTGACCAAGAGGAGATAGGGTGAGGCTGCAGCCCATTAACTTGTATTgcaaatgtgagacagaaaatcCAGCCCCAAGGAATGATGGGACACTGGactgggaagaggggaaaagacGGGAAATGCCCTCCTGTGGACAGCGTGcagtggcagggtgggggggagtggtAAGGGGATGGGTGGGAATGGGGGTGGAGTCGGGTGGGGATGGTGGAGATCTTTTGGATACTTTTGGATGTCTCCCTTCTGGTCCCAGGAAGTAGATGAAGTGGCCTCTGAGTGGGCAGGTTGGGGGCAGAGCTTAGGTCAGGGGTGGTGCCTGTGATGGGTGGGCTGGGGAGAAGTCATGTGGGTTGGTAATTAGATCACTTCCAGATCTACTGGGGATGGCACTAGATGGGTTCTCTACCCAGCCTCAGGCCCTCAGACCATCTGCTAAGATCCTGGATCCCTACACTTCTATATAAATATGGGGGATACTCAGGGGCTGCTAGACACACCCCATGTATCGATTCCATCCACGCAGCAGACGCACTATGCTCCTCTGTTTGTCTTCCCTACGCTCATGAAGAGGACAGGGCTTCTGCTTGGAGACTCTGGAGGACATTTTCCAGCCTAGATGAAATACTGACCTAAGTCTTTCCAAATTCCTCCTGGGGTACCCACCCTGCTCCCTTGGATCCCACAGCTACTGAATAACATTCCAAGCTGTGTTCCCTTGCTGTTGCCAGGCTGGAAAATCTGAGGGAGATGCTAATGGAAGaggcaagtgggaggaggggactgGCTTGATTCCCCTGCACACCCTTTAGTTCCTGCCCTCCATTTAGCTCCTCCCCCAGAGGATTGCTTCagtcccacctccaccaccaccctcaCTGGCTGTGGGAGGACGCCCTAGGAGACGGGCCCCAGCTTGGGGCACTGTCCTTCCTGCTGTTGGTCTGACTCAGAGAGATACTCCTCACATTCTCAGCCAGAGACGCCTGGTGCCAGGTCCTTGGATGTTGAAGGCCCACATTCAGGGTTCTCCCTACATAGCCTGGGTGGCCCGGAGAGATGGCTGCTCCTTCTCAGCGTCCCCGTCTTTGCAATGCAAGaagtcaaacaaaacaaaactatgctTATCAACTTCCAAGTGGCAACGAGAGGAGAAGCTAGTCATAGTTACGGTGTATTGCTTCTCagttatgtgccaggccctggaccaAGCGCTTCCTGTCTCTTAACTCGCTAATTTAAGACAAAGTAAATACAGGAATTGGTGTTATTTTGcctcaaaagaaaactgacaGAGAGACTAAATGATAACGATAGATCAGCAGTTTTGGTTTAAATGACACaagaagggatttggggagagacACCGAACATTTTTAGGTTGTTTGACTTCATGGAGAACTTTCTCGCAAGACCTTGGGACACTTAACTGAAGTGGTTTTGTCATCCTCAGAGCTTTGTGAAGGGGCGGGCCACCCTGTATTGAGTGGCAGATGTGCTCTGCGTGGACACAGGCGGTGACAGGGAGCCGTGATGGCGCCCTTCCCGCCCCGACTTTCTCTGACTGTGTATCATTAGGCAGTAACTAATGGGTTCTCTCCCATGACAGCTGCTCTTTGCTGTCACATTCTCAGGGTCAAACAGCACATAACGTGACATTTCTGATGTGACAGTCCTTCCAGATTTGGAGTAGGGTGGCAGGTGACTTCTGGGTGGAATCATGGACAGCCATGAGTAAATGTCAGACCCTTTGCAGCATGCGACATCTCAGAGACATCTCAGAGCATTGGCCCATTCGGGaataagaccccccccccccccgccaaaaaaagaaagagagactttACATATAAAACAGTTTGGTGCTCATGATGGTGTCTTGCACTTAGAGCCAGAGGACCAGACACCTCCCCTCCTTGCCTGCCCTGCTGCCGACCTCTGGGACCTGGTGCCTCTCTCACTCAGAGGGCTGTCCTGCCTGCTTGTGTCTTGCTAAATGACTGATCTGTTCCCTGAGCACCGGGAGAGAAGAGATGAGGGGAGAGGATGAAGGCTCGGTCCCTATCAGTGCTTTGATGGTAACGTTTGCTCACAGCAGGCTCCGCTTCAAAGCCTTTTGCCAGGGGTCGGTAGTGAGTCCTTTCCCAGGGAAGGGGGGACTTTGCTGACCGAGGAAGGCTCAGTACCTTCCAGCTGGGATTCCAACATCAGAGGCCCTGGGGTAATGTAAGCACATGCTGAACACGGGATCCTGACACAGAGCTGAAAAGCAACTAGATCATTCTATCTGAAATGAGTATTTTAGTTCTAAAAGGCAGAGAGGCAGTCCTTTTGATTCCTTTAGGCATTCCCCAGGAAGTACTTGGAAAACAAGAGGTCTGTGTCCTTGCCCGCCACCCCAGGGCTTTGTGGTGATAGGGCCCCTGTTACCCTGGGGGGACCTCTGCCCCAATACCAGGGGCTCCTTGTACTCCAGGGAGAACGGACCAGAACAAGCACCTCATTCAGCTCGGAGAGGTTGCACATTCTTATCCAACAGCTGTTAtgtttaaaacacaaacaaacagcCAAACACACGGCAGACTgtagaggcaggaggagagcatGTGGAAACAGAGAGCTCATCCTCTTCTGGGTCAGTGAATAAGAACAAACGCCGTGGTTCCTTGACAGCCTGCCTTCTTCCCAAGATGGACCCTAGAAGCTCAGCCGAAGTCGCCCTCTCTACGAACTGCTCTCATCCCACGCTCTGCAAGCTCATCTCTCCTTGCTCCTCAACACGGGAGCCCTTCCTCTCAGACACACAGATGTCCTGGCTGTCCCCTCCAGGTGACCCGTGAAATGACTGGCTCCTCTGTGGCACTCCCACTTCCCAGAATGGCTTTGTCCCTTTCCTCCAGCCCGCGCTCACTTAGCTCTCAAGACTTAGATCGAAGCCTACCTCTTCCGGGAAGTCTTCCTCCAAGCCAGCCCGCTCCCCACCCAGACTTTTCCCAGCACTGCTGTTTGGTCTAGGGGCGTGCCATCTTGGACCTCTCGTACGGGGGTAGAGCGTGGACTGCAGGTGGCTTCCATTTTGCTCTCTGGTTGCCCTATTCTATGCCTTTTGCATTGCTGCTGGCACTCAcaatagagttttttttttccccaatgaaaCAGACagccactccccactcccctttGTCAGTGTCTCACCATTGATCCTATTGCCTTGGAGGTAGAGGTTCTCCAGGTTGGTGTTGACTGGGGGGATCTTCTGCAGCTGGTTGTAGGAGAGGTCGAGCTCCAGGAGGCTGCTGGAGTTGAAGGTGTTGGTGGCCAGGCCGTTGTTGGTGAGACTGTTGTGGGACAGCCGCACGTACAGAAGCTTGGGCGAGCCCCGGAAGTAGCTGTCGGGGACGGAGTAGACGTTGTTGTGCTCCAGATACAGCTGCTCGAGGGCGGAGGGCAGTCCGTCAGGCACCTTCCGCAGGTGGTTGTAACTCAGGTCCAGCAAGATCAGTGACCGGAGGCCCCTCATCGCACTGCCCACTTCCTGGATCTCGTTGTGTTGCAGGTACAGGGCTGTGAggttctccagcccctccagaGCGTTGTTGGGGACCCGTGAGATCTGGTTGTGGTCGAGGTGGAGCTCCCTCAGGGATCGAGGCAGCGGGCCGGGCATCCGGGTCAGGTTGTTGTGGTCCAGGTACAGCCTCTCCAGGTGCCTCAGCTTGGAGAAGATCTTCCTGCCCACCTTATCGCTGGTGATCTGGTTGCCATGGAGGGCAATCCAGAGCAGTCCGGTGGCATTGTCGAAGACACCTTCCTGGATGGACGAGATCTGGTTGTTCTGGAAGTAGACGTACTTCATGCGGGAAGGGACGAAGGGCAGGTACTTGAGGTTGCGGTTGTCACAGTACATGGCGGTGGGGAAGTTAGGGGGGCAGTCGCACTCCTGGGGGCAGTCACGGGGCTCTGGAGGGGGCGGAGAGCCGTAGGCATAGGCTGGGCCTTCCTCCACCCCATAGGGGTAGGGCTCATAGGGCTCGTAAGGGTAGGGGTCATAGGGGTCGTAGTAGGTGGACTGCTGGCTACGGAGGTAGTGGAACCACCAGTGGGGGTCTTCGTCATACTGGGCCcgggagagggagcagagcccggccagcagcaggagggaggccCACTGCATTTTGTCTCTCTgcaagagaggggagagaagagagcaagcaGGCATGAGGGAGACAgcagggagggggggtggggagccctgggctgggagcaATTCGATCTAACCCCGCCGCACAGGCTCCTGGGAGTGGgaaccctgccctcacttcccgCACGCCTCCCCCCAGTGCCGGCTCTGCGCACCTGGTCCAGCTGGACCGTGGCTACCTGGGGGAGCAGGGTACATTTTATAGAGTCACAGAAACAGAGCCTTTGAGATTAGAAGGAACTTGAATGGGGGGCACTGCGTTTTTTTTATCGAGGGGCAGATCCTTAGAAGCCTCTAGCAACCTGAAGGTTCTGTTGGTGGAGCTGGAAAGCCCCAGCAGTCAtccctgggggggtgggggggggtgggtgctCTTCAGGCCTGAATTTCTATTCAGTTTGGATTCCCCGGGGATATAATATTTTCCAAGAGTCCAAGGAAAAAGCCCTCTTGTTCTTTCCATGTCTCTGGGAAACCTCCAGAAGTGTCTTGAGACCTCAAAGGGGAAGATCTGAACTACTCCTGGAAGATCTTTTGGTCTCTTGGGCAGGCTGGGGGTTTCTGGTTTCTAGTCTTTGGGGAGGGGTGTGGTCCGTCTGCAGTCCTCGCAAGGCTTGGGCTGCTTTCCAGAATGTCGGTGTCTGTAGCAGTCTGCGGGGTGAGAACACCCTCTGGTTGGCAGTCTGCGGCTGCCCACGCTACCTGGCTGGCACAGGGTCTTCATGTAACAGCGACGGTCCCCTCCGGGCTGGGGACACTGG encodes the following:
- the FMOD gene encoding fibromodulin; its protein translation is MQWASLLLLAGLCSLSRAQYDEDPHWWFHYLRSQQSTYYDPYDPYPYEPYEPYPYGVEEGPAYAYGSPPPPEPRDCPQECDCPPNFPTAMYCDNRNLKYLPFVPSRMKYVYFQNNQISSIQEGVFDNATGLLWIALHGNQITSDKVGRKIFSKLRHLERLYLDHNNLTRMPGPLPRSLRELHLDHNQISRVPNNALEGLENLTALYLQHNEIQEVGSAMRGLRSLILLDLSYNHLRKVPDGLPSALEQLYLEHNNVYSVPDSYFRGSPKLLYVRLSHNSLTNNGLATNTFNSSSLLELDLSYNQLQKIPPVNTNLENLYLQGNRINEFSISSFCTVVDVMNFSKLQVLRLDGNEIKRSAMPVDAPLCLRLASLIEI